One Oryza brachyantha chromosome 3, ObraRS2, whole genome shotgun sequence DNA segment encodes these proteins:
- the LOC102716661 gene encoding cyclin-dependent kinase inhibitor 5-like, with product MGKYMRKGKVSGEVAVMEVGGALLGVRTRSRTLAMQRTTSAAAAAQKPPEKGEGDPGAAAEYLELRSRRLEKLHTPPAKEKEATRSAAARMPPVPGPEEFEAEVEVSFGDNVLDLDAMERSTRETTPCSLIKSSETISTPGSTTRTNSSMSSRRRMEASVCRRYIPSSVEMEEFFAAAEQQQHQAFREKYNFCPLNDCPLPGRYQWARLDC from the exons ATGGGGAAGTACATGCGCAAGGGGAAGGTGTCCGGGGAGGTGGCCGTCATGGAGGTGGGCGGGGCGCTGCTCGGCGTCCGGACGCGGTCCCGCACTCTGGCGATGCAGCggacgacgtcggcggcggcggctgcgcagAAGCCGCCGGAGAAGGGGGAGGGGGAccccggggcggcggcggagtacCTCGAGCTcaggagccggaggctcgaGAAGCTGCACACGCCGCCGGCCAAGGAGAAGGAGGCAAcgaggagcgccgccgcgaggaTGCCGCCGGTGCCGGGGCCCGAGGAGTTCGAGGCCGAGGTCGAGGTCTCCTTCGGCGACAACGTGCTCGACCTGGACGCCATGGAAAG AAGTACCAGGGAGACGACGCCTTGCAGTTTAATCAAGAGCTCAGAAACGATAAGCACCCCTGGTTCCACAACTAGAACCAACAGCTCAATGAGTTCCCGACGTAGAATGGAGGCATCCGTTTGTCGTCGTTATATTCCAAGTTCTGTTGAGATGGAGGAGTTCTTCGCAGCTGCTGAACAACAGCAACATCAGGCTTTCAGAGAGAA GTATAACTTTTGTCCTTTGAACGACTGCCCACTTCCTGGACGGTACCAATGGGCAAGGCTAGACTGCTAG